In Morganella morganii, the following are encoded in one genomic region:
- a CDS encoding gamma carbonic anhydrase family protein: MVNKLRPYLTLTPSVGKNVMIDDSSVIIGDVRLADDVGIWPLVVARGDVNYIQIGQRTNIQDGSVLHVTHQTADNPAGHPLIIGEDVTVGHKVMLHGCTIGNRVLVGMGSILLDGVVVEDDVIIGAGSLVSPGKRLESGYLYLGSPAKAVRPLKPEEYEGLKYSANNYVMWKNNYLSQGNR; the protein is encoded by the coding sequence ATTGTGAATAAACTCCGTCCCTATCTGACATTAACCCCTTCTGTCGGTAAAAATGTCATGATCGATGACTCCTCCGTCATTATCGGTGATGTGCGTCTGGCTGATGATGTCGGTATCTGGCCGCTGGTTGTTGCCCGGGGAGATGTCAATTACATTCAGATTGGTCAGCGTACCAATATTCAGGACGGCTCCGTATTACATGTCACTCACCAGACGGCAGATAACCCGGCCGGTCACCCGCTGATTATCGGTGAGGATGTTACCGTCGGCCATAAAGTGATGCTGCACGGCTGCACTATCGGTAACCGTGTCCTGGTCGGTATGGGTTCAATCCTGCTGGATGGAGTGGTGGTAGAGGATGATGTAATTATCGGCGCGGGCAGTCTGGTCTCTCCCGGCAAACGTCTGGAAAGCGGCTACCTGTATCTCGGCAGCCCTGCCAAAGCCGTCCGTCCGCTGAAACCGGAAGAATATGAAGGGCTGAAATATTCAGCCAATAACTATGTTATGTGGAAAAATAATTATCTGTCACAGGGCAACCGGTAA